A part of Allochromatium vinosum DSM 180 genomic DNA contains:
- a CDS encoding putative CRISPR-associated protein translates to MPVYLCTCGTSAAKKFFGQTPRFDAAWVTEHGGVEAASKVIYDTFRTARLDDEVALKRDLSAEIHSLARMGVNDKDTVVLFSSETADGQACAWAVKRYLEQARPGILCRIEVVAGLQVTDAHVFRTAGVLNFTKAVLHEIDANGTGQCVLNPTGGFKSLVPYTVLIGMLRGVPAKYIFEQSSALIPLPMMPVEFARSRLEPLRPLLERIQNETAIPRAELDKALPSFEEREILDSLFEDVGQGQVSLSPVGFLIWEELERPTALVPFLSRRALDDLLKMRATEGTAPDDYITRVARSPEQLAIGKHESWSKGLFWLKRGEHTRDRYLVSVEGWRLLVWRIVDHDEYDDLLTQNRKTDAGARVVAERREKYAPFVRLELYED, encoded by the coding sequence ATGCCCGTCTATCTGTGCACCTGCGGAACCAGTGCCGCCAAGAAATTCTTTGGACAAACACCCCGCTTCGATGCCGCCTGGGTGACTGAACACGGCGGGGTCGAGGCGGCTTCCAAGGTCATCTACGACACCTTCCGCACCGCCCGCCTGGACGATGAAGTCGCCCTCAAGCGCGACCTCTCCGCCGAGATCCATTCGCTGGCCCGCATGGGCGTGAACGACAAGGACACCGTGGTGCTGTTCAGTTCCGAGACCGCCGACGGACAGGCCTGTGCCTGGGCCGTCAAGCGTTACCTGGAGCAGGCGCGTCCGGGGATCCTCTGCCGGATCGAGGTCGTGGCCGGTTTGCAGGTCACCGATGCCCACGTCTTCCGCACCGCCGGGGTGCTCAATTTCACCAAGGCGGTGCTGCACGAGATCGACGCCAACGGCACCGGGCAGTGCGTGCTCAACCCCACGGGCGGCTTCAAGAGCCTGGTGCCCTACACGGTGCTGATCGGGATGCTGCGCGGGGTGCCGGCCAAGTACATCTTCGAGCAATCCAGCGCCCTGATTCCGCTGCCGATGATGCCGGTGGAGTTCGCCCGCTCGCGGCTCGAACCGCTGCGCCCGCTGTTGGAGCGCATTCAGAACGAGACGGCCATCCCGCGCGCCGAGCTCGACAAGGCGCTGCCGTCGTTCGAGGAACGCGAGATTCTGGACTCCCTGTTCGAGGATGTCGGTCAGGGACAAGTCAGTCTGTCGCCGGTCGGCTTCCTGATCTGGGAAGAGCTGGAGCGGCCCACGGCCCTGGTGCCCTTCCTGTCGCGCCGGGCGCTCGATGATCTGCTCAAGATGCGCGCCACCGAGGGCACGGCCCCGGATGATTACATCACGCGCGTGGCCCGCTCTCCCGAGCAACTGGCGATCGGTAAACATGAGTCATGGAGCAAGGGACTGTTCTGGCTCAAGCGTGGCGAGCATACCCGCGACCGCTATCTGGTCTCGGTCGAAGGCTGGCGGTTGCTGGTGTGGCGGATCGTCGATCATGACGAGTACGACGACCTGCTGACCCAGAACCGCAAGACCGATGCCGGGGCGCGCG